From the genome of Nocardia sp. NBC_01503, one region includes:
- a CDS encoding VOC family protein produces MTAPVPNTVAWFQIGSDQPEQVKTFYNGLFGWSFLSDPNFNGNYDLVTYPGNPVPQGGVARMHDSEANHAIFYVLVTDVAATVATAETLGAKIQVPVTTTPNGLIFAELRDTSGNHFGVFTPATS; encoded by the coding sequence ATGACCGCCCCAGTCCCCAACACCGTCGCCTGGTTCCAGATCGGCAGCGACCAGCCGGAACAGGTGAAGACCTTCTACAACGGCTTGTTCGGCTGGTCCTTCCTCTCGGACCCGAACTTCAACGGCAACTACGACCTGGTCACCTACCCCGGCAATCCCGTCCCACAGGGCGGGGTCGCCCGAATGCACGACAGCGAGGCCAACCACGCCATCTTCTATGTCCTGGTCACCGATGTCGCCGCCACCGTAGCCACCGCGGAAACCCTCGGCGCGAAAATCCAGGTCCCGGTGACCACCACCCCCAACGGCCTGATCTTCGCAGAATTGCGGGACACCTCGGGCAACCACTTCGGCGTCTTCACCCCGGCCACGTCCTAG
- a CDS encoding TetR/AcrR family transcriptional regulator, with protein MADTGSAAPRKRADARRNAATLLDTAAAAFISSGVHVPVREIAAKAGVGVGTIYRHFPTRADLIVGVYRHQVEACAEAAPELLASCDTAHEALARWIDLFVDFLVTKHGLAEALQSDDAASQTLHAYFIDRLVPACAQLLDAAVAAGEIRSDIRAFELMRGVGNLCIGAGGNPDYDARRLVDLLIAGLRR; from the coding sequence GTGGCCGACACCGGATCAGCCGCACCGCGCAAACGAGCCGATGCCCGGCGCAATGCGGCGACGCTGCTGGATACGGCCGCCGCGGCGTTCATTTCCTCCGGTGTGCATGTGCCCGTGCGTGAGATCGCCGCCAAGGCCGGTGTCGGCGTCGGCACGATCTACCGGCACTTCCCGACCCGCGCCGATCTCATCGTCGGGGTCTACCGGCATCAGGTCGAGGCGTGCGCCGAGGCCGCGCCGGAACTATTGGCGAGCTGCGACACCGCGCATGAGGCGCTGGCGCGCTGGATCGACCTGTTCGTCGATTTCCTGGTCACCAAACATGGTCTCGCCGAGGCATTGCAGTCCGATGATGCCGCTTCGCAGACCCTGCACGCGTACTTCATCGACCGCCTGGTGCCCGCCTGCGCGCAACTACTCGATGCCGCGGTCGCCGCAGGTGAAATCCGTTCGGACATACGCGCTTTCGAGCTGATGCGCGGTGTCGGCAATCTGTGCATCGGCGCTGGCGGCAACCCGGACTATGACGCCCGCCGCTTGGTCGACCTGCTCATAGCGGGACTGCGGCGTTGA
- a CDS encoding aldo/keto reductase, with protein sequence MQYRPLGRTGVQVSTLALGAMNFGSLGRTTQAETTAMVDAALEAGINFIDTADVYGIGESEEQVGQAISGRRDDIVLATKATLPMDEERNHRGSSRRWLTTQLDNSLRRLGVDHVDLYQVHRWDPTTSDEETLSALTDLQRAGKIRYFGSSTFPAYRIVQAQWAARENRLSRYVTEQPGYSILQRGIESHVLPVTQEYGMGVLVWSPLASGWLSGAIRAGREITTSRSQTRPRWYDTSIPSNRAKLDAVERLAKIADDAGLTLIQLALAFVTAHPAVTSAIIGPRTLDHLNSQLAAADTVLSPDLLDAIDAIVPPGLDLSPDEKHDAPPALLDPALRRR encoded by the coding sequence ATGCAGTACCGCCCCCTCGGCCGCACCGGCGTACAGGTCAGCACGCTCGCGCTCGGCGCGATGAACTTCGGCAGCCTCGGACGAACCACTCAGGCCGAGACCACCGCCATGGTCGACGCCGCACTCGAGGCCGGGATCAATTTCATCGACACCGCCGACGTCTACGGCATCGGCGAGTCCGAAGAGCAGGTCGGCCAAGCAATTTCGGGCCGCCGCGACGATATCGTGCTGGCCACCAAGGCAACCCTGCCCATGGACGAGGAACGCAATCATCGCGGCAGTTCACGCCGCTGGCTGACAACCCAGCTGGACAACAGCCTGCGCCGACTCGGCGTAGACCACGTCGATCTGTACCAGGTCCACCGCTGGGACCCGACCACCAGCGATGAGGAAACCCTCTCCGCGCTGACCGATCTACAACGCGCGGGCAAGATCCGCTACTTCGGCTCCTCCACCTTCCCCGCCTATCGGATCGTCCAAGCCCAGTGGGCGGCAAGGGAAAACCGGTTGAGCCGCTACGTCACCGAACAGCCCGGCTACTCGATTCTCCAGCGCGGCATCGAATCCCACGTCCTGCCGGTCACCCAGGAATACGGAATGGGCGTCCTGGTCTGGAGCCCGCTGGCCTCGGGCTGGCTCTCCGGAGCGATCCGGGCGGGCCGCGAAATCACCACCAGCCGTTCACAAACCAGGCCCCGCTGGTACGACACGTCCATCCCGTCCAACCGCGCCAAACTCGACGCCGTCGAACGGCTGGCCAAGATCGCGGACGACGCCGGTCTCACCCTGATCCAACTGGCCCTGGCCTTCGTCACCGCACACCCCGCCGTCACCAGCGCCATCATCGGCCCCCGCACCCTGGACCACCTGAATTCCCAACTCGCCGCCGCCGATACGGTCCTGTCCCCCGACCTCCTGGACGCGATCGACGCCATCGTCCCACCCGGCCTCGACCTGTCCCCCGACGAAAAGCACGACGCCCCACCGGCTCTGCTCGATCCCGCTCTGCGCCGCCGCTGA
- a CDS encoding HNH endonuclease signature motif containing protein — MGESAVAELTSYELVERLQAVHSRIAAGQAEEAELMTQLYRLRRAQQLELGVRAVHAGEDAATEIAVALKVSQRQADVMIGFGLDLDARLPRVREAFAAGRIDLPRARVIRDVLLNASDDLVALVEPRIAAYAETADPSRIKRTLRRWLLELDPAGQAERRKAAESDRYVTVSAADNGTAILDGVLPAPGAQALYERLREMASTQCCGNDPRTTNQRRADALIALADGSNRLSCQCADENCPRTAAPDQSANPRKALVQVGVSAETLAGLRDNQALLAGFGAIDPDLARQIARHAHFDIITDTVSDVPVTDSRHATGSGATESIPAKSETRYRPAVRLASKVRALDGGCRAPGCMVPAAATDLDHQDRFNHRTPEVGGRTTESNLGCRCRRHHRLKTLADNGANGWQVIHHPNRRVEWRSPTGESITTTPEGMKFLFPRVHIPPITAPGVPTPEPVEPLLNPGRVMNALTELVHVYCTPTQRRRKPERPQRELPEYTDAPPF; from the coding sequence ATGGGCGAAAGTGCTGTTGCGGAGCTCACCAGCTATGAGTTGGTGGAGCGGTTGCAGGCGGTGCACTCGCGGATAGCTGCGGGGCAGGCCGAGGAGGCTGAGTTGATGACTCAGTTGTATCGGCTGCGTCGGGCGCAGCAGCTCGAACTCGGCGTGCGGGCGGTGCATGCGGGGGAGGATGCAGCCACCGAGATCGCTGTCGCGCTGAAGGTTTCTCAGCGGCAGGCTGATGTGATGATCGGGTTCGGGCTGGATTTGGATGCGCGTTTGCCGCGGGTGCGGGAGGCGTTCGCGGCGGGGCGGATCGATCTGCCACGGGCTCGCGTCATTCGAGATGTGCTCCTCAATGCCTCGGATGACCTTGTGGCACTGGTGGAACCGCGTATCGCCGCATACGCGGAGACCGCGGACCCCTCCCGGATCAAGCGCACCTTGCGCCGCTGGCTCCTCGAACTCGATCCGGCGGGGCAGGCCGAGCGCCGCAAAGCCGCGGAATCCGATCGCTACGTCACTGTGAGCGCGGCGGACAACGGCACCGCCATCCTCGACGGAGTACTGCCCGCCCCGGGTGCCCAGGCGCTTTACGAACGCCTGCGTGAAATGGCCTCAACCCAATGCTGTGGCAACGATCCTCGCACCACGAACCAGCGCCGCGCCGATGCCCTCATCGCCCTCGCCGATGGCAGCAACCGCCTGTCCTGCCAATGCGCCGACGAGAACTGCCCGCGCACAGCCGCACCGGACCAGTCCGCCAATCCCCGCAAAGCCCTTGTCCAAGTAGGTGTCTCCGCCGAAACCCTCGCGGGCCTGCGCGACAACCAGGCCCTCCTGGCCGGTTTCGGCGCGATCGACCCCGACCTGGCCCGCCAGATCGCGCGCCACGCCCACTTCGACATCATTACCGACACCGTCTCCGACGTGCCGGTCACGGATTCCCGACATGCCACCGGATCGGGTGCCACGGAATCCATTCCTGCCAAGTCGGAGACGCGCTACCGTCCAGCCGTGCGACTCGCGAGCAAGGTGCGTGCGCTCGACGGTGGCTGCCGCGCGCCCGGCTGCATGGTGCCCGCCGCAGCCACCGACCTCGACCACCAGGACCGTTTCAACCACCGCACCCCCGAAGTTGGCGGCCGCACAACGGAATCCAATCTCGGCTGCCGCTGCCGTCGCCACCACCGCCTCAAGACCCTGGCAGACAACGGAGCCAACGGCTGGCAGGTGATCCACCACCCGAACCGCCGAGTCGAATGGCGTTCTCCCACCGGAGAATCCATCACCACCACCCCCGAGGGAATGAAATTCCTCTTCCCCCGAGTCCACATCCCGCCCATCACCGCCCCGGGCGTCCCCACCCCCGAACCCGTAGAGCCCCTACTCAATCCGGGCCGAGTAATGAACGCACTCACCGAACTGGTGCACGTCTACTGCACCCCCACCCAACGCCGCCGCAAACCAGAACGCCCCCAACGGGAGCTTCCCGAGTACACCGACGCGCCCCCCTTCTAG
- the gcvP gene encoding aminomethyl-transferring glycine dehydrogenase, protein MTWTRSFADRHIGPDSGELERILATVGVESLDELAAKAIPASILDGAGSNGLDALPAAVGEHEALAALAALAGSNTVATTMIGLGYYDTLTPPVLVRNLIENPAWYTAYTPYQPEISQGRLEALLNFQTMVSDLTGMDVANASMLDEATAAAEAMTLLQRANRGSKSQRLLIDSDLFPQTRTVLFTRAEPLGIEIVEADLSGGELPEGDFFGVIVQQPGASGKIVDWTSVIETAHARKSLVAVGADLLAATLITSPGEQGADVCFGTSQRFGVPLGFGGPHAGYLAVRQAHARQLPGRLVGVSVDADGNTAYRLALQTREQHIRREKATSNICTAQVLLAIVAAMYASYHGADGLKSIARRVHGHAQWLAAGLGDAVVHQSFFDTVLVNVPGGAESIVAKAKGAGINLRLVDADHVGIACDEATTDAHVVAVLDCFGAEIPVGPEGALFHGKLRPHIENRTSEILTHPAFTRYRTETAMMRYLRSLSDKDIALDRSMIPLGSCTMKLNAAAEMESITWPGFNRVHPYAPVEDAPGLIRLIEDLEGWLCAVTGYDRVSLQPNAGSQGEYAGLLAIRRYHLERGDTHRDTCLIPSSAHGTNAASAAMVGMRVEVVKTRENGDVDLDDLRAKIADHADRLACIMITYPSTHGVYEHEVAELCAMVHDAGGQVYVDGANLNALVGLARPGRFGGDVSHLNLHKTFCIPHGGGGPGVGPVAVREHLAKYLPGDPLEAGSHAVSAAKYGSASILPITWSYIRMMGADGLRRATLTAIASANYIARRLDPHFPVLFTGDNGMVAHECILDLREITKRTGVTVDDVAKRLADYGFHAPTMSFPVAGTLMVEPTESENLEEIDAFIDAMIAIKGEIDQVAAGVWPVEDNPLRGAPHTAQCLVGEWEHPYSRETAVYPRGLGSSRAKVWPSVRRIDGAYGDRNLVCSCPPIDSYTN, encoded by the coding sequence GTGACCTGGACTCGATCCTTCGCCGACCGCCATATCGGACCTGACAGCGGCGAACTCGAGCGCATCCTCGCCACCGTCGGTGTGGAATCGCTGGACGAACTCGCCGCCAAGGCCATTCCCGCGAGCATCCTCGACGGTGCCGGGAGCAATGGCCTCGACGCCCTGCCTGCCGCCGTCGGTGAACATGAGGCGCTGGCGGCGCTGGCCGCGCTGGCCGGGTCGAATACGGTGGCCACGACCATGATCGGCCTCGGCTACTACGACACGCTGACCCCGCCGGTGCTGGTCCGCAATCTGATCGAGAATCCGGCCTGGTACACCGCGTACACGCCGTATCAGCCCGAGATCAGCCAGGGACGGCTGGAGGCGCTGCTCAACTTCCAGACGATGGTGTCCGATCTGACCGGAATGGATGTCGCCAACGCGTCCATGCTGGACGAGGCCACCGCCGCCGCCGAGGCCATGACGCTGTTGCAGCGCGCGAACCGGGGCAGCAAGTCGCAGCGACTGCTCATCGACTCCGATCTGTTCCCGCAGACCCGGACCGTGCTGTTCACGCGCGCGGAGCCGCTCGGGATCGAGATCGTCGAGGCGGATCTGAGTGGCGGTGAGCTGCCCGAGGGTGACTTCTTCGGCGTGATCGTGCAGCAGCCGGGTGCCTCGGGCAAGATCGTCGACTGGACCTCGGTCATCGAAACCGCGCACGCGCGTAAGTCTTTGGTCGCGGTCGGCGCGGATCTGCTTGCGGCGACGCTGATTACGTCGCCGGGTGAGCAGGGCGCGGATGTCTGCTTCGGCACCAGCCAGCGGTTCGGTGTGCCGCTCGGATTCGGCGGGCCGCACGCGGGATATCTGGCGGTGCGTCAGGCGCATGCGCGGCAGCTGCCGGGGCGACTGGTCGGTGTTTCGGTGGACGCCGACGGCAATACCGCCTACCGGCTCGCCCTGCAGACCCGTGAGCAGCACATTCGCCGCGAGAAGGCGACCTCGAACATTTGCACCGCACAGGTACTGCTGGCCATTGTGGCCGCCATGTACGCCTCGTATCACGGTGCGGACGGGCTCAAGTCCATCGCGCGCCGGGTGCACGGGCACGCGCAGTGGCTGGCCGCGGGGCTGGGCGACGCGGTCGTGCATCAGAGCTTCTTCGACACCGTGCTGGTGAACGTGCCGGGCGGCGCGGAATCCATCGTCGCCAAGGCGAAGGGGGCGGGCATCAACCTGCGGCTCGTCGATGCCGATCATGTCGGCATCGCCTGCGATGAGGCGACCACCGACGCGCATGTGGTGGCGGTACTGGACTGCTTCGGCGCGGAGATCCCCGTCGGCCCCGAGGGCGCGCTCTTCCACGGCAAGCTGCGGCCGCACATCGAGAACCGCACCTCGGAGATCCTGACGCATCCGGCGTTCACCCGGTACCGCACCGAGACCGCCATGATGCGGTACCTGCGTTCGCTGTCCGACAAGGATATTGCCTTGGACCGCAGCATGATTCCGCTCGGATCGTGCACGATGAAGCTCAATGCGGCGGCGGAGATGGAATCCATCACGTGGCCGGGATTCAATCGGGTGCACCCGTACGCGCCGGTCGAAGACGCTCCGGGCCTGATCCGTTTGATAGAGGACCTGGAAGGCTGGCTGTGCGCCGTCACCGGGTACGACCGGGTTTCGTTGCAGCCCAACGCCGGTAGCCAGGGCGAGTACGCGGGACTGCTCGCGATTCGGCGGTACCACCTGGAACGCGGTGATACGCACCGGGATACGTGTTTGATTCCGTCCAGCGCGCACGGCACCAACGCGGCTTCGGCGGCGATGGTGGGAATGCGCGTCGAGGTCGTGAAAACCCGCGAGAACGGCGATGTCGATCTCGATGATCTGCGCGCCAAGATCGCCGATCACGCCGATCGCCTGGCCTGCATCATGATCACCTACCCGTCCACGCACGGCGTGTACGAGCATGAGGTCGCCGAGCTGTGCGCCATGGTGCACGACGCGGGCGGTCAGGTGTACGTCGACGGCGCGAACCTGAATGCCCTTGTCGGACTTGCCCGTCCGGGGCGGTTCGGCGGCGATGTCAGCCACCTGAACCTGCACAAGACCTTCTGCATTCCGCACGGTGGCGGTGGCCCGGGTGTCGGTCCGGTCGCGGTGCGCGAGCATCTGGCCAAGTACCTGCCGGGTGATCCGCTGGAGGCGGGATCGCATGCGGTGTCGGCCGCCAAGTACGGTTCGGCGTCGATTCTGCCGATCACCTGGTCGTACATTCGGATGATGGGTGCGGACGGGCTGCGGCGCGCCACGCTGACGGCTATCGCGTCGGCGAATTACATTGCGCGGCGGCTGGATCCGCATTTCCCGGTGTTGTTCACGGGTGACAACGGGATGGTCGCGCACGAGTGCATCCTGGATCTGCGGGAGATCACCAAGCGGACCGGTGTGACCGTGGATGATGTGGCAAAGCGGTTGGCGGACTATGGGTTCCATGCGCCTACGATGAGTTTCCCGGTGGCGGGGACTCTGATGGTGGAGCCTACCGAGAGTGAGAACCTCGAGGAGATCGATGCTTTCATCGACGCGATGATCGCTATCAAGGGTGAGATCGATCAGGTCGCGGCGGGTGTTTGGCCGGTTGAGGACAATCCGCTGCGGGGTGCGCCGCATACGGCTCAGTGCTTGGTGGGGGAGTGGGAGCACCCTTACAGTCGCGAAACTGCTGTTTACCCGCGGGGGTTGGGGAGTTCGCGGGCGAAGGTGTGGCCTTCGGTGCGGCGGATTGACGGTGCTTATGGCGACCGGAATTTGGTTTGCTCTTGCCCGCCGATTGACTCCTACACCAACTGA
- a CDS encoding MerR family transcriptional regulator, translating into MGDQPHTHDVVQPGLFPDDTVPDELVGYRVPSACQVAGITYRQLDYWARTGLVVPSIRSATGSGSQRLYSFKDILVLKIVKRLLDAGISLQNIRIAVDHLRSRGVEDLAGITLFSDGATVYECSSPEEVVDLLQGGQGVFGIAVSGAMRELTGAIANFPAERAEAGTATERPEDELSFRRKARMNQKTG; encoded by the coding sequence GTGGGAGACCAACCGCACACCCATGATGTGGTGCAGCCAGGGCTGTTCCCCGATGACACGGTGCCTGACGAACTCGTCGGCTACCGGGTCCCGAGCGCCTGCCAGGTCGCGGGGATCACCTATCGGCAGCTGGATTACTGGGCCCGTACCGGGCTGGTCGTACCGTCCATCCGCAGCGCCACCGGATCGGGCAGTCAGCGGCTGTACTCGTTCAAGGACATTCTGGTCCTCAAGATCGTCAAGCGATTGCTGGACGCGGGGATCTCGCTGCAGAACATTCGCATCGCGGTGGATCATCTGCGCAGCCGCGGGGTCGAGGATCTGGCCGGCATCACCCTCTTCTCCGATGGGGCCACGGTGTACGAGTGCTCCTCACCCGAGGAGGTCGTCGATTTACTGCAGGGCGGGCAGGGTGTCTTCGGTATCGCGGTCAGCGGCGCCATGCGCGAGTTGACCGGGGCCATCGCCAATTTCCCGGCCGAGCGGGCCGAGGCCGGTACGGCCACCGAGCGTCCGGAGGATGAGCTGTCCTTCCGCCGCAAGGCCAGAATGAACCAGAAGACGGGTTAG
- a CDS encoding bifunctional nuclease family protein, whose translation MSEMRVIGIRVEQPQNQPVLLLREASGDRYLPIWIGQAEATAIVLEQEGVTPIRPLTHDLIKILIKDLGHTLKEVRIVDLQEGTFYADLVFENDLRISARPSDSVAIALRVGCPIYAEEPVLEEAGLVMPDEREDEVEKFKEFLESVSPDDFKATDS comes from the coding sequence ATGAGCGAAATGCGTGTGATCGGCATCCGTGTCGAACAGCCACAGAACCAGCCCGTGCTGTTGCTCCGCGAGGCTTCCGGTGACAGGTATCTACCCATTTGGATCGGGCAGGCCGAGGCCACCGCGATCGTACTCGAGCAAGAGGGTGTCACGCCGATTCGTCCGCTGACCCACGATCTGATCAAGATCCTCATCAAGGATCTCGGGCACACCTTGAAAGAGGTGCGGATCGTGGATCTGCAGGAGGGCACCTTCTACGCCGATCTGGTCTTCGAGAACGATCTGCGGATCTCCGCGCGCCCCTCCGACTCCGTCGCCATCGCCCTGCGGGTGGGTTGTCCGATCTACGCCGAGGAACCGGTGCTCGAGGAGGCCGGTCTCGTCATGCCGGACGAGCGCGAGGACGAGGTGGAGAAGTTCAAGGAGTTCTTGGAGTCGGTCTCGCCGGATGATTTCAAGGCCACCGACAGTTAA
- the ftsR gene encoding transcriptional regulator FtsR, with product MSIGSVLDLLRPDFPDITISKIRFLESEGLISPERTPSGYRRFHVADVERLRFVLTAQRDQYLPLKVIKEQLEAIDSGAATLGVREARARAGVVSEGELHPMGPNGDGRLRRLGVVSGEVSPEELRFDHEIRIPRADLLQQAGIDEKFLTELIRANLITPGAAGYFDADAVTLARTAKALSEFGLEARHLRAFKLAADREAAMVAQIAAPIAKSRDADARARAEETVRELAALSLTLHTALVKTSVRASLGG from the coding sequence ATGTCGATCGGCTCCGTGTTGGATTTGCTGCGTCCGGATTTCCCGGACATCACCATCTCGAAGATTCGATTCCTCGAATCGGAGGGATTGATCAGTCCGGAACGCACTCCTTCGGGATACCGCAGGTTCCACGTCGCCGACGTGGAACGCCTGCGGTTCGTGCTGACGGCGCAGCGGGATCAATACCTGCCGCTCAAGGTGATCAAGGAACAGCTCGAAGCGATCGACAGTGGGGCCGCGACGCTCGGGGTACGGGAAGCCCGTGCCCGAGCGGGCGTCGTCAGCGAGGGAGAGCTACATCCTATGGGCCCCAACGGGGATGGCCGCCTCCGGCGGCTAGGGGTCGTGTCCGGTGAGGTATCGCCCGAGGAGCTCCGGTTCGATCACGAGATCCGGATCCCGCGGGCGGATCTGTTGCAGCAGGCGGGAATCGACGAGAAGTTCCTCACCGAACTGATTCGCGCGAATCTCATCACGCCCGGTGCCGCAGGCTATTTCGACGCCGACGCGGTGACGCTCGCGCGCACCGCCAAGGCATTGAGCGAATTCGGTTTGGAGGCAAGGCATCTGCGTGCCTTCAAACTCGCCGCGGATCGCGAGGCGGCAATGGTCGCGCAGATCGCCGCGCCCATCGCCAAGAGCCGGGACGCCGACGCCCGCGCCCGCGCGGAGGAGACGGTGCGAGAGTTGGCGGCACTGTCGCTGACCCTGCACACAGCCCTGGTGAAGACCTCGGTGCGTGCTTCGCTCGGAGGCTGA
- the garA gene encoding glycogen accumulation regulator GarA, which translates to MSENKDPGYQETAAETTSVFRADFLNEVDTSRPEQTGEQPVGVEGLPAGAALLVVKRGPNAGSRFLLDQPTTSAGRHPDSDIFLDDVTVSRRHAEFRQDDDTFQVVDVGSLNGTYVNREPVDSSELQNGDEVQIGKFRLVFLTGPRPQTSDAGAL; encoded by the coding sequence GTGAGCGAGAACAAGGACCCGGGTTACCAGGAGACGGCAGCAGAGACCACTTCGGTGTTCCGCGCTGATTTCCTGAACGAGGTCGACACGTCGCGCCCTGAGCAGACCGGCGAACAGCCGGTGGGAGTCGAGGGTCTGCCCGCGGGTGCGGCTCTGCTGGTCGTCAAGCGCGGCCCGAACGCCGGTTCGCGGTTTCTGTTGGATCAGCCCACCACCTCCGCGGGACGCCACCCCGACAGCGACATCTTTCTCGATGATGTCACCGTGAGCCGTCGCCACGCGGAGTTCCGCCAGGACGACGACACCTTCCAGGTTGTCGATGTGGGCAGCCTCAACGGCACCTACGTCAACCGGGAACCGGTCGACTCCTCGGAGCTGCAGAACGGCGACGAGGTTCAGATCGGCAAGTTCCGTCTCGTATTCCTTACCGGTCCGCGGCCGCAGACAAGCGACGCGGGCGCACTATAG
- the gcvH gene encoding glycine cleavage system protein GcvH, whose amino-acid sequence MSDLPDDLRYTEEHEWVRIAGPTRVRVGITDYAQSQLGDVVFVQLPDTDKDVATGDSIAEVESTKSVSDIYAPLAGKVVAVNEILTAEPETLNTDPYGDGWIFELELDSAETLDAAYGDLLDAAGYQGVIGG is encoded by the coding sequence GTGAGCGACCTACCCGACGACCTGCGCTACACCGAAGAGCACGAATGGGTGCGCATCGCGGGACCCACCCGAGTCCGAGTGGGAATCACCGACTATGCCCAGTCGCAGCTCGGTGATGTGGTGTTCGTGCAGCTGCCCGACACCGATAAAGATGTCGCCACCGGCGACAGCATCGCCGAAGTGGAGTCCACCAAGAGTGTTTCGGACATCTACGCCCCGCTGGCCGGGAAAGTCGTTGCGGTGAACGAGATTCTGACGGCCGAGCCGGAGACTCTCAACACCGACCCGTACGGCGACGGATGGATCTTCGAACTCGAGTTGGACTCGGCCGAGACCCTCGATGCCGCATACGGTGACCTGCTCGATGCCGCAGGTTATCAAGGAGTTATCGGAGGCTGA
- a CDS encoding CDP-alcohol phosphatidyltransferase family protein: MTTERNAEPVYSDRILTVPNVLSAIRLIGVPVFLWLLLVKEADGWAFALLVASGFTDFLDGKLARLLDQSSKLGAILDPLVDRLYLLATLAGFLIRGILPWWVVLILVARDGILTLTLGIYKRRQLPPPEVIYLGKAATFALMSALPWLLAGRMDWPLAGFGRAFGGAFLVWGTAVYVWTGILYLGKAVAVYRAIPAAAAPPIPAPSSEDH; the protein is encoded by the coding sequence GTGACAACCGAGCGGAACGCCGAACCGGTGTACAGCGACCGCATCCTCACCGTCCCGAACGTGCTGAGCGCGATCCGGCTGATCGGCGTCCCGGTCTTCCTGTGGCTGCTGCTGGTGAAAGAGGCCGACGGCTGGGCCTTCGCACTACTGGTGGCCAGCGGTTTCACCGACTTCCTCGACGGCAAACTCGCACGGCTGCTTGACCAGTCGTCCAAGCTGGGCGCGATCCTGGACCCCCTGGTCGATCGCCTCTATCTGCTGGCGACTTTGGCGGGCTTCCTGATTCGCGGCATCCTGCCCTGGTGGGTGGTGCTCATCCTGGTCGCCCGCGACGGCATCCTGACCCTCACGCTCGGCATCTACAAGCGCCGGCAGCTGCCCCCGCCCGAGGTGATCTATCTCGGCAAGGCCGCCACCTTCGCGCTCATGTCCGCTTTGCCGTGGCTTCTCGCAGGTCGAATGGATTGGCCCCTGGCAGGTTTCGGCCGGGCCTTCGGCGGGGCATTCCTGGTCTGGGGTACGGCGGTCTACGTCTGGACCGGCATTCTCTACCTGGGCAAGGCCGTTGCGGTGTACCGCGCGATTCCGGCCGCCGCCGCACCACCCATACCGGCCCCGTCGAGCGAAGATCACTAG